In the genome of Campylobacter avium LMG 24591, the window TTGCGGCTATTATTGAGCGAATTCTTTTTGCTCTTGTTAATTCTGTTTGTTGTTCCACGAACACCTCCAAATATCTAAATGATAAAAATAATACTTGAAATTTGCTAATAATAAAAGAACTTTTGAGCTTAAAACCTCATTCTAAGCAAGCTATGAGTAAAACTTGCGCAAGTTGAATTTAAAAAAAGCTTGATTAAGGCTAAATTTGGGCTTAAAGACCCAAAGTTAATAGCCCCAAGAAAACTGCGTTTGGTTTTTATCAAGCTTGCTTATGTTTTGCATATCCTCTTCATCTAAGGCAAAATCAAAGATATTGATATTATCTTGCATATGTGTAATCTTTGAAGCTTTTGGGATGGCTACAATATCTTGTTCTATTAAAAATCTTAGTGCTATTTGCGCCACGCTTTTCTTATGTTTTCTTGCGATTTGTTTTAAGCTTGAATTTTCAAAAAAGCCGTTTTTCCCAGCAATAAATGGACTCCAAGACTGCAAAACCGTGCCGTAAGCTTTCATCGCCTCTTTTAAGGCCTTTTGTTGATAGTAAATATGTGTTTCGCATTGATTGATAGCAGGTAAAATTTCACAGCCCTTAACAAAGTCAAGATATGGCTTTGGCCTAAAGCTAGAAAGCCCTAATGCCCTTACTTTGCCTTCTTTATAAGCTATTTGCATTGCCTCATACATTTGCTTAGCTTGCGGGTATGGCTCGTGGATTAATAGCAAATCTACATAGTCTAAATTCAAAGCCCTTAAGCTTAAATCTATGCTTTTTTGCACCTCATCAAAGTTCATATTGCTAGATAATTTGGTCGTGATAAAAAAGTCTTGCCGTTTTATACCGCGTGTTTGCATGGCTTCATTAATGGCAAGGCCTACTTCTTTTTCATTATGATACATTTGTGCTGTATCAAAAAGACGGTAGCCGCTATCAAGGGCTTGTAAAAGTACATCTTTACTATGTACGCTGTAGGTGCCAAAGCCTAAAATTGGCATTTTTATCCCATTGTTTAGAGTAAGGTATCGCATTTATATCCTTTTACTAGCTTAACTGTTTAAATTTACTATTATAAAGAATGATACCTACTCTAAGTCAAGAGAATTTAGAACTTTTTTAGCTCCTTGTCATAGTCTTTAAACGGCTTTTCACCAACCACTCTTTGTCTAGCTCTTAAAAAGCTATCATCACTGCTAAAGATGGATCTTTTTTCCTCGTAACCTAAGATTTTACCGCCTGCAATGTCGGCTAAGGTATGCGTTAAATCATCTAACATATAAGGCACAGATTTATCTGTATTTTTGATGCGTTTGTAAAAATCCTCGTGTTCTTGCTTAAAAGTATTGCTAAGATAAAGCACAAAAGGCACTTCTAGCATAAACCTTGAAATTCTCGTGCCAACATGCCCAGAAAAGTCGTCCACATCGCAAACTTCCTCGCCGTGATCGCTAAAATAAAGCACCAAGCTATCTTCATCCTTAAAGATATTTATGATTTCATCAAGCACGAAATCTGTATAAAGTATGGAATTTAAATACTCAGCTTTTGTATTTTTGCAATGCCCCCCCCGTTTATAGAATTTGAAGAAAAGACATCAAATTCTTTTGGGTATCTTTTGTAATATGTAGCGTGAGAGCCCAAAAGATGCACTACAAATAAAGATGGTTTGTCGCTTTTTTCTTTAGCCTCTGCTAGAGGTTTTAAAAGATTTTCATCAAATCTAGCTATGTCGAATTTATCGGTTTTGTTTAAGAAAGTGATATTTTTTGCTCTGTTAAAGATACTTACATGGGCTACCGCAAAAACTCCCACATTTTCTTGATTTGAAAAGACATAGCTATCATAGTCTAAAAGCGAAAAAAGATCTATGAAATTTAGGCTTTTATACCACAGTGCTTTATTTTCCATATTAGCAAAGGTTAAAGCTAGAGATAAGGAGTCCGAGGTACTAACTTTAGCACTTATGACATTATCAAATAAAAAGGTATTTTCAGGGCTTTGCTCAAGTCTTTTGCTAAGCAAAGGTGTGCTATTAAGCTCGTATCCATAGCTTTGCAAATAAGACCTTTGAGCTGACTCTCCCACAACTACAACTACATTTTTTATATGCTTTTTTGGCTTTGTGGGTGGATTTAAGTTCTTAAGATTATCAGCCACTTCTTTTAAAACAGCGTTGCTTTGTTTATAATCTTTTACGGCGGCTATGGTGTGAAAGGCCTTGTTAAAGGAGTTGTAAGCATTATAAAGCACATCACTCCACCTCTCATCCACAGGACGAAGCCTAAAGATATGTATGAAAACCATAGCGATAAGTGCTAGGACAAATACTGAATTTAAAAGCCTTTTATTTACGCTTAAAGGCTTAAGCTTAAGGTATAAAAATGCAAACAAAACAAGCAAGGCAAGGCAAATCAAAAGCAAGGGCATGCTAAGATAATTAGGTAAAAACTCTACGCTTTCCCTGCTGTTTGTATCAAGAGCGAAAGAAAAAAGGTAAGAGGATAAATTCGACTTAAAATTATAAAGCAAAAAGATATTTACAAGAAAGGCAATGAGGCTTAAACAAGCACAAGGCCTAAAAGAAAATTTTGAATTAATCTTAATCTTAGATGATATATGATGAAAAATAACAATCCATAAGAAAGTATAAAAAAGCTTTCTCTATAAGCAAAGGAATAAAACCAATAAGAATCAAAATACTTCCCATAGTCATAAAACATAGAAAAAGTAATGCAGATAGAATTCATAATAAAAAGCAAAACAAAAACTCTAAAAAAACCTAATATCCTTAAACAAAAATGACATAGCTTTCCTTTTTTAATCCTTAGTCTTCACGCAAAGAAGCTTTAAATTTTAGCTTTGAGAAAAATTTTATAACTTTAGCCTTTGTTTTGCAAAGGCTTTGAATTTTTATCTTTGTTTGCTTATTTTATCTGTTCTTCTGTGGTTGTAGTGGTAACGGTGCTGAAAGTTATTTCAGAATTCGCACAGTCTTTATAAAGCATTACTAACATCACTATATAAGCAATCAAACCGATAAAATAACCTATAATGATAAAGGCTGTAACAAACGCAATAACATAGACTATAAAGAAAATAAAAGTTTTCAGTAAAGCCTTGCCGAAGCTAAATTTCGCAATCAACCACCAAGCAAAAAATGCACCAAATAAATGAAAGAAAAAACCAAGTAAAACAGCGATAATGCCTGATGCACCACTGTTTGTCTTATATACAGTCTTTTAGCTCTTTAACCTGTTTATCCATCTAAACTCCTTTAAAATAAAAATAATACTCCTAAATTCACACCTTATCTGCATTTTAGAAATACTACAAAAGTTAGGATTATACTAAAAATTTTAAAAAATGAAAAAATAATTTTATAAAATTTGCATTTGCCCAAATTTTAAAAGCTTTAAAATGCTAAATTTAAATGACCTTATAAAATAAAAGCCTTAAATTTAAGCTTTCTCATCCGTTTTCTTAGTCTTTAAAAAATCCCTTAGCTTTGCATACTCGCCCTTGCTTAAAAAGCGGTGTTTGCCGCTGGGTAAAAGGCCTAAATTTACTATGCCAAAAGAAACTCTTTTTAAATCCACAAGTTCTAAATCAAAAAAGCCAAAAAAGCGTCTAAGCTCCCTATTTTTCCCCTCATTTATAAGCACCTTAAGCTTTGTGTATCCTCCGCTAAAGCCTAAAATTTCAAAGTCTAAAAAGGGCGCTATTTTCATAGAGCTTATCTTTGTTTTTGCGTGGGCTCCTTTTTTTGAATTTACAATTTCAAGCCCATTTTTCATAGCCTCAAGCACTTTTTCATCTATCTTGCCCCTTATTTTTAGATAGTATTTTCTTTCTAAATCGCTGTGCATCAAAGCATTTACCACATCTACACTATCGCTTAGCAAAAGCAAACCCTCACTAGCAAAATCAAGTCTTCCAACAGGCAAAAAATGCCTAAAATTTTGTGGCAAGGACTGATATATAGTCTTTCTATCCCTATCATCTTTCTTGCTTACAAGCTCGCCCTTTGGCTTGTTATACACTATAACCGTGAAAAGCTTTTTTTCATTTAGGATTTTACCCCTTATGCTTACCTTGTCATTTTTGCTAACCTCATCGCTTAGAGAGGCTAATTTTTTATTTATCTTAACAAGTCCAGCCTTTATAAGCTCATCAGCCTCACGGCGAGAATATTTGCTGTTATGAGAGATGTATTTATTTATACGCATACTTTGCCTTGAGAAAATCGGGCGTAAAAAACTGCCCTAATTTTCTTTTAATATCATCTTCTTTACTGTGTTTTTTTGGCATATCTTTGAAACTACATTAAAAATACAGTTGGCACTATGGTTGGATACTTTTTAATCTTTCTAAAGATATGCTTTCTTAAAACCTGTCTTATCTGTGCTTCTAAAATTTTTGGATTATTTAAAATTTCATCCTTGATATTTGTAAAGAAAAGTGATAAAACCTCGCTTAGCTCCTTAGAAAATTCATAGTCTTGTTTATCCGCCACAAGCCCATAGCTTAAAACCCTTGGTTTTTGTATAAGTTTTTTAGTGCTCTTATCAAGCTGGGCTATGATGACGACCACTCCATTATCAGCTAATTTTTGCCTATCTATGATAACATCATCAGCTATTTGTTTGTTAATCTGATTATCTACAAAGACCTTACCTGTTTTTACCGTGCCTATCCTTTTCATATACTTATGGCAAAGCTCTATTTGATCGCCATTACTCATAAGATAGATATTTCTTTCATTGACCCCGCATTTTATGGCGGTTTGCTTATGCTTTGTGATGTGATTATACTCTCCGTGCACCGGTAAGAAAAATTTAGGCTTAGTAAGGCAAAGCATAAGTTTTTGCTCCTCTATGTTTGCGTGTCCGCTTACATGAATTTCACTAAATTCCTGATAAGCAACACTAGCACCCGCCTTTAAGAGATAATCAAGAACGGCACTTATGCTTTTTTCATTACCCGGAATGGCTTTAGCTGAAATGATGATTTGATCACTTTCCTTTATCTTTATAAATTTATGCTCATCTGTTGCCATTCTATAAAGCGCACTCATAGTCTCGCCTTGAGAACCTGTAGTAACTATCAAGACCTCATTATCCTTGTGCTTACTTACCTCATCTGGGTCTATGAAAATTTTTCTATCTAAATTTATATAACCAAGCTCCATAGTAGTGTATAAATTTCTTTCCATAGAACGACCTATAACGCAAACCTTGCGGCCGTATTTTAAACCATAAGTTATAGCCTGATAAACCCTGTGTATATTTGAGCTAAAGGTGCTCATTATAACCCTGCCCTTTGCTCTTAAAAAGATATTATCAAAGGTATCACCTACCGAGCTTTCACTCTTTGTATAACCCTCTTTATAAGAATTTGTGCTATCGCTTAAAAGGCATAAAATCCCTCTATCTCCATAGTAAGCTATCCTGTTTAAATCGCTTGGATAGCCATCAATAGGAGTATGATCTATCTTAAAATCCCCGCTATGAAGTATGGTCCCTGCCTTTGAAGTGATAGCTAGGGCTGAAGCGTCTATAACAGAGTGGGTTATGTGTATCCACTCTACCTCAAATTCCCCTATATTATAAAGCTTTCTTTTTTCTATAGGTTTGAAATTTTTTCTTTCTGCCTTTAAGCCGTGTTCTTCAAATTTATTTGAAATCATACCAAGAGCCATAGGAGAGGCATACAAAGGAAAGGAAAATTCTTTATAAAAATAAGGCACAGCTCCGATATGATCCTCGTGAGCGTGGGTTATTAGCACCGCTCTTACCTTATCCTTTATCTTTCTTATATAATCAAAATCAGGTATAACTATATCAACCCCGTGCATACTCTCATCTGGAAAGCTTAAACCAATATCTACGATAATGGCATCTTTATTTGTTTCTATCACGGTCATATTACCACCAACTTCTCCAAGACCGCCAATAGGAGTTATCTTAAATTTATGCTCCGTGCTATTTGTGAATTTTAGAGGGTAAAGCCTTTGTTCGTGTATGATTTTATTTGCTTCTATTGATTTTGACATTTGCACCTGCCAGGGCTCGTTGCCGGTTAAATTTGTAGGCAGATTTTTATTTTTTTTCTTTTTTGCTGTCTTTGTCTCATCCTTTTGAGCTTGTGCTAGATTTTGCTCACTCTCATCGCTTTTTATGGAATTTTGCAAAGACTTTCTTTTTCTTTTAAATTTGAATTTCTTGGAATGTTGCTTGTTGTTTTCATCTTGCAAATTCTCATTTGTCTTAATTTCCTCGCTCATTTTCTTTCCTTTAACTGAGTAAAAATTTTAAGATAATCTTTGGCACTGAGCTGATGAGGTCTAACATCATCTTGTATATCTAAATATCTTAGAATTTCAAACAAAACCTTGTTTGAGAGATTGTTTGCAAGTCTTTTTCTAGGAGCTTTAAAGCATTCTTTAAGAAAGGCTTTAAAGTCCTCTATCTCGCAAATATCACCATAGTTACTGTGCTTTTCTAGGAGTATGAGGGCTGATTTTACCTTCGGTGCTGGTTCAAAGCACTCTTGCGAAACCTCGCTTATGAGCTTTCTTTCGCAGATTAACTCGCTTAAAACAGATAAGGCACCGTAGTTGCTATCAAGCTTAGTGGCACAGAATTTTTGCGCCACCTCTTTTTGCAACATAACCAAAAGTCCTAGGCAGTTTTCATCCTCTAAAGCACTTAAAACTAAAGAACTAGCGATATAATAGGGCAAATTAGCCACCAAAAAATACTCCTTAGAGCTCATCTTTTCCCTAAAGAATTCGCTAGCGTCTAAATTTACTAATTCTAATTTATCATCCAAGATATACTTTTGAAATTTTTTCCTCAAGTAAGGAATAAGCTCACTATCAATCTCGTAAGCTTGCACCCTCGCTTTTTTCAAAAGCTCCTGTGTCAAATCACCTAAGCCAGGCCCAATTTCAACTATGTCTTTAACATACTTGGGTATGGCTTGAGTGATTTTCTCTAACACAGACTTATCTTTTAAAAAATTCTGTCCAAAATGTTTCTTAGCCTTAATCATCTTTAATTGTAGCAAAAATTTACTTAACATTTTGCAAGAATTTAAAAAAAAAGGCTAAAATTTCCTTTTTTTCAACTAAGAAAGGGATATATGTCAGCCTTGATACTTTGTGCGGGAGGAAATGAAAATTTCAGCTTTGCAAAAGCCATAGGTATAGGTATGGTGCAAGCAAGTATAAAAACCACAGAGCTTTGTATGCAAGAAAAGCCTAACGAGCTTATATTTATAGGCACTTGCGGACTTTATGACAAAGGAGAGCTTCTAAAAATATATCAAAGCTCTTATGCTTTTAATGTAGAATATTCCTCCTTAGCGAATTCTTTTTATAGCCCCATAAAAAATGAGATAAGCTTAAATGTTTCATATGAAACATCGCACAAAACAAATTCATCAAACTACATCTGTCAAAACAAAGAAGCTGCGAAAAATTTCGCAAAACTTGGTTTAGAGCTTGAAAATATGGAGCTTTTTTCGGTGCTATGCGTGGCTAAATATTTTGATATAAAGGCTAGGGGAATTTTATGTGCTACGAATTTTTGTGATGAAAAGGCCCACGAAACATTTTTGAAAAATCACAAAGAGGCAAAAGATATTTTAGAAAATTTTTTAAGAGAAAGAAAACTGATATGAAAGGTTTTTGCTAAATAAATGAAAAATTTACTCAATTATACAAGCGAAGAATTAGCCTTAGAAATACAACCTAAATTTAGAGTGCAACAACTTTTTCAATGGATTTATCAAAAATATGCCGATGATTTTAGCCAAATGACTTCTTTGCCAAAGGAACTTAGAGAAAGGCTAGGGCAAAATTATCACTTCAAAAGCTTAGAGTGCATAAGAAAGGAAGAGAGCAAGGACGGCAGTGTAAAATATCTATTTCAGCTAAAAGATAAGGAGCTTATAGAAACTGTGTTTTTGCCTATGAAAAAAGAGCTAAGGGATGAAAAGGGCAAGGTCTTACAAGAGGCAAAATACACTATCTGCGTATCCTCACAGGTGGGCTGTAAAAGCGGCTGTTCTTTTTGTCTCACTGCAAAGGACGGCTTTAAGAGAAATTTAGAAGCCGCTGAGATAGTGGAGCAAATTTTATACATCAAAAGAGAGAAAAACATAGCCTACGAAAAAAGGGTAAATATCGTCTATATGGGTATGGGAGAGCCTTTGGATAATCTTAAAAATGTAGCAAAAGCCGTACGTATAATCAGCGAGGATGATACCCTAGCCATAGCACCGAAAAGACAGACCATAAGCACAAGCGGTTTAGCAAAACAGATAAAAGAGCTTGGAAAAATGAACCTTGGAGTGCTTTTAGCCATATCCTTGCACGCTGTGGATGATGAGCTAAGAAGTGAGCTTATGCCTATAAACAAGGCTTATAATATAGCACAAATCATAGAAGCCTTAAAAGAATTTCCTATAAATCAAAGAAAAAGATTGATGTTTGAATACCTGCTAATAGCCGGTGTAAATGACAGCCTAGAGCACGCTAAGAAATTAGTAAAGCTTTTAGAGGGCATAAGGGCTAAGGTAAATTTGATACTTTTTAATCCTCATTTTGGTGCCATATACAAAAGACCGAGTATGCAAGATGCCATAGCCTTTCAAGACTATCTAAGCTCTAAAAGGATAGTATGCACCATAAGAGAAAGCAAGGGGCTTGATATATCAGCGGCTTGCGGGCAACTTAGCAAAAAGGGTAAAAGATGAGCATTTTGGATATGGTGCAAATAGCCTTTATCTTTGCTGTGGTTTTTGTATCCATTGTAGGCATTATAAAGGTTTTAAGAGATGAAAATAAATAAAAATAAATCCTAAATTCTTAATAAAATTTTTAAAAATTTAACAACTGCTAGTAAGAAATAGATAAAAAATTCTTAATGCCCTCTTTGATAAATCAAAATTCACTCTAGCTGAAAAGATAAAAAAACTAAACATAAGCCCTTTGAAAAAGAAAGCATAAAGGTTTAAAATACTACTTTAGTCAAAGCTTTTAAAGACTTGCAAAATTTGCTTATTTTTTGATAGAATTTGCCTTGCAAAAAGACTTTTTAAGGATTTTTATGAGATTTTTTTTAGTATTTTTCTTATTTGTTTTAAGCTCCTTTGCCCTAGAATTTGAAGAAGTAGGACACAGAGCCTCGACTATGGGTGGGGTTGGAGTGGCTATGAAAAACAATCCTTATGCTATATTTTACAATCCTGCCCTAGCTAGTGCAAATGACAATGCTAGGATGGGCTATGCTCTTTCTGCTGCCTTTGGCGAAAAAAATCTCCTAGATGTCTTTAACTTCGACCTAAACAATATACAAGATGTAAGCAAATTGAACAAGCTCTTAGATGATAATTTACTTAGAACAAAGGCTCAAGGAGCTTGGGCTTTAAAAGCACCGAGCAATCTCATCTTTGGCGATTTATCCATAGGCTTTATGATAAATGTATATACAGCCTCAACTTTCACAGGACGCTTAGCAAATGACATCACAGCCATAAATGATAATATAGACTTTAAGATAAGAAGGCTTGATACAGTAGAACTTCCAGTAGCTTACTCCTTTGCCCTAGACACCGCTCTAGGTGAGCTTTCTTGGGGTGCAGCCTTGAAATTTATGAGCTTTTCAAATGTAGAATTAAGTAGAAAACTAGGAGTTACTGACTCCAAATCAAGCATACAAAAAGAGATAAAATCCATAATGAACGGCTCAAATTCCGTATCCGCTTACAACTACGGCATAGATCTTGGCTTTGCTTATAGTCCTGCCATACTACCTGAATTTAGCTTAGGATTAAGCGGAAGGAATTTAAACAGACCCAAATTTAATTTCAAAGAACAAGGAAAGATCACAGCCTTTCCTCAAGCAAGACTAGGACTAGCTTACGAGCTAGGAGAGGGTTTGTTACTAGGAATGGACGCTGATTTAACCAGAAATATTATGCTTACTCCTAGTGGCTCACCTAAACAATATTCGCAAAAAATGGGTATAGGAATAGACGCACATACGCCTTTTTTCTCTGCTAGAGCAGGTTTGGCAAGTGATATAGCGCAAAAAAATGGGCTTATAATGTCCTTTGGTTTGGGCTTTGGACTTGTTGATATAGGAGTATCTGCCTCTACGAAAAAGGGCAAGGTTGATGATGTAAGCTATCCTAGGTATTTTTCACTTCATCTTGGCGGAAGCTATGAATTTTAAGTATAAAGATAGATAAAATTCTTTATAAAATTCTATATTTTTTGACTTAAAAATAGAAAGTCTTATTATAAAGCTAAACAATAAAGAAAGAGAGGATTTTACCCTATATCAAAGCTAGATACAAGAAACTAAAGCTCTTGTAGATAAGTGGAAAGGGATTTATTTTAAAAGAATTTGTGGATACTGATAAAATTCTTATTTTATGAGCCTTGAAAAGGATTATAAGAGAGAGCAGATTTTAACGCTCATACTAGAAAAGAAAAAGCCTTTATTTTTAAAATAGTAAAAAGTCTCTAAGATAGAAAAAAAAATTTAATGTTTCACAGGAAACATTTTAAAAAGTAAAGTTTTAAAGATAAAAAATTTCGCTCTCACTGCCAAGCAAAAGAAGCAAAAAATTTCTAAGTAAAAGCAAGTAATTTTAGTCTTAGTTAAGGGCTAAAAGACTTTAAATTTATAGACCTAAAGCTTGATTTCCTAATCAAAAAGTCTAATCATTTTTAAGGCTTTCATCTCTTATTTAAGGAAAAGAATTTTATTGTTTAACTTTAAAATTTGACATTAAAAATTTAAATTTTTTCATTCTAAAAAAGGCTTAGCATTTATCTTAAATTTTGTAAAAAATTCTTTTTTTCGTATAGCTACTCTTGGTTTTTAACTCCTTGTTTCTAAGTTTTTAACTTAGTTTTAAAAATTTACAAAAAGAAAGGAAAAATTCATGAAAAAAATTTATAGTTTTAGGCTTATTGTCTTTAAATTTTGCAGCAGCGACAAAAATTTTAGAATGGGGTAAGCCGGTAGGATGGGTAGCAGAACAATGTAAAACAATAACACGAAACGAGATGGCTATAAAATATCCAACGGTAAAAGAGGGTCATAGCAGGGCATATCCTAGTTTATATAGGATTGAATATGATAGATGTAGGGATAAGTTATACGATACACTTAAGAACAATCTATTTAAATAAAAACACCCCACAAAATTAGGGCTAAAAACCAAAGGGCTATTTTAAGCCCTGTCCTTTATAAATCTCATATAAAATTCAAAACTTCTAAGAGTAAAACAAAGCTAAATTTAAAACAAAGACAAGAAAAATAAGGAGCTAAACTATCCTTAAAAATTTTTTAGATATAATCTAGCTTTAAAAAATGCAAGGAAAAGATATGCAAAATTTGGATTCTTCTTATAATTTCGGTCTTTATGATAGCAAATTCGAGCACGATTCTTGCGGTATAGCAGCTGTGGTAAATATAAGGGGCATTGCTTCTTATAAGGTTATTTGCGATGCCTTAGAAATTTTAATGCAACTTGAGCACAGAGGAGGAGCCGGAGCTGAGGAAAACACAGGAGATGGTGCTGGCATACTTATACAGATACCTCACGACTTTTTCGCTACCCTAGAACTTGGCTTTACTTTGCCTAAAAAGGGAGATTACGCAGTAGCACAGATGTTTTTGTCTCCAAATTACGAGGCAAAAGAGGAGGCTAAAAAGATATTTTTAGAGGGCTTAAAAGAAAAAAATTTAGAATTTCTAGGCTTTAGGGAAGTTCCTGTAAATCCTAGCGATATTGGCAAAACAGCCCTTGCTGCAATGCCTTACTTCCTACAAGCCTTTGTTAAAAGACCAAAAGAAGTTGATGAGGGCTTAGCCTTTGAAAGAGTGCTTTATAATGCAAGAAGAATCATAGAAAAAAAAGCAGCCCTAGTGCCTAAATTTTACTTTTCAAGCTTTTCATCAAGAACCATAGTGTATAAGGGTATGCTACTTTCA includes:
- a CDS encoding purine-nucleoside phosphorylase, with amino-acid sequence MILCAGGNENFSFAKAIGIGMVQASIKTTELCMQEKPNELIFIGTCGLYDKGELLKIYQSSYAFNVEYSSLANSFYSPIKNEISLNVSYETSHKTNSSNYICQNKEAAKNFAKLGLELENMELFSVLCVAKYFDIKARGILCATNFCDEKAHETFLKNHKEAKDILENFLRERKLI
- the rlmN gene encoding 23S rRNA (adenine(2503)-C(2))-methyltransferase RlmN, with product MKNLLNYTSEELALEIQPKFRVQQLFQWIYQKYADDFSQMTSLPKELRERLGQNYHFKSLECIRKEESKDGSVKYLFQLKDKELIETVFLPMKKELRDEKGKVLQEAKYTICVSSQVGCKSGCSFCLTAKDGFKRNLEAAEIVEQILYIKREKNIAYEKRVNIVYMGMGEPLDNLKNVAKAVRIISEDDTLAIAPKRQTISTSGLAKQIKELGKMNLGVLLAISLHAVDDELRSELMPINKAYNIAQIIEALKEFPINQRKRLMFEYLLIAGVNDSLEHAKKLVKLLEGIRAKVNLILFNPHFGAIYKRPSMQDAIAFQDYLSSKRIVCTIRESKGLDISAACGQLSKKGKR
- a CDS encoding aldo/keto reductase; protein product: MRYLTLNNGIKMPILGFGTYSVHSKDVLLQALDSGYRLFDTAQMYHNEKEVGLAINEAMQTRGIKRQDFFITTKLSSNMNFDEVQKSIDLSLRALNLDYVDLLLIHEPYPQAKQMYEAMQIAYKEGKVRALGLSSFRPKPYLDFVKGCEILPAINQCETHIYYQQKALKEAMKAYGTVLQSWSPFIAGKNGFFENSSLKQIARKHKKSVAQIALRFLIEQDIVAIPKASKITHMQDNINIFDFALDEEDMQNISKLDKNQTQFSWGY
- a CDS encoding sulfatase-like hydrolase/transferase, with amino-acid sequence MLYNFKSNLSSYLFSFALDTNSRESVEFLPNYLSMPLLLICLALLVLFAFLYLKLKPLSVNKRLLNSVFVLALIAMVFIHIFRLRPVDERWSDVLYNAYNSFNKAFHTIAAVKDYKQSNAVLKEVADNLKNLNPPTKPKKHIKNVVVVVGESAQRSYLQSYGYELNSTPLLSKRLEQSPENTFLFDNVISAKVSTSDSLSLALTFANMENKALWYKSLNFIDLFSLLDYDSYVFSNQENVGVFAVAHVSIFNRAKNITFLNKTDKFDIARFDENLLKPLAEAKEKSDKPSLFVVHLLGSHATYYKRYPKEFDVFSSNSINGGGIAKIQKLSI
- a CDS encoding pseudouridine synthase → MRINKYISHNSKYSRREADELIKAGLVKINKKLASLSDEVSKNDKVSIRGKILNEKKLFTVIVYNKPKGELVSKKDDRDRKTIYQSLPQNFRHFLPVGRLDFASEGLLLLSDSVDVVNALMHSDLERKYYLKIRGKIDEKVLEAMKNGLEIVNSKKGAHAKTKISSMKIAPFLDFEILGFSGGYTKLKVLINEGKNRELRRFFGFFDLELVDLKRVSFGIVNLGLLPSGKHRFLSKGEYAKLRDFLKTKKTDEKA
- a CDS encoding ribonuclease J — its product is MSEEIKTNENLQDENNKQHSKKFKFKRKRKSLQNSIKSDESEQNLAQAQKDETKTAKKKKNKNLPTNLTGNEPWQVQMSKSIEANKIIHEQRLYPLKFTNSTEHKFKITPIGGLGEVGGNMTVIETNKDAIIVDIGLSFPDESMHGVDIVIPDFDYIRKIKDKVRAVLITHAHEDHIGAVPYFYKEFSFPLYASPMALGMISNKFEEHGLKAERKNFKPIEKRKLYNIGEFEVEWIHITHSVIDASALAITSKAGTILHSGDFKIDHTPIDGYPSDLNRIAYYGDRGILCLLSDSTNSYKEGYTKSESSVGDTFDNIFLRAKGRVIMSTFSSNIHRVYQAITYGLKYGRKVCVIGRSMERNLYTTMELGYINLDRKIFIDPDEVSKHKDNEVLIVTTGSQGETMSALYRMATDEHKFIKIKESDQIIISAKAIPGNEKSISAVLDYLLKAGASVAYQEFSEIHVSGHANIEEQKLMLCLTKPKFFLPVHGEYNHITKHKQTAIKCGVNERNIYLMSNGDQIELCHKYMKRIGTVKTGKVFVDNQINKQIADDVIIDRQKLADNGVVVIIAQLDKSTKKLIQKPRVLSYGLVADKQDYEFSKELSEVLSLFFTNIKDEILNNPKILEAQIRQVLRKHIFRKIKKYPTIVPTVFLM
- a CDS encoding sulfatase-like hydrolase/transferase produces the protein MLDEIINIFKDEDSLVLYFSDHGEEVCDVDDFSGHVGTRISRFMLEVPFVLYLSNTFKQEHEDFYKRIKNTDKSVPYMLDDLTHTLADIAGGKILGYEEKRSIFSSDDSFLRARQRVVGEKPFKDYDKELKKF
- the rsmA gene encoding 16S rRNA (adenine(1518)-N(6)/adenine(1519)-N(6))-dimethyltransferase RsmA, which produces MIKAKKHFGQNFLKDKSVLEKITQAIPKYVKDIVEIGPGLGDLTQELLKKARVQAYEIDSELIPYLRKKFQKYILDDKLELVNLDASEFFREKMSSKEYFLVANLPYYIASSLVLSALEDENCLGLLVMLQKEVAQKFCATKLDSNYGALSVLSELICERKLISEVSQECFEPAPKVKSALILLEKHSNYGDICEIEDFKAFLKECFKAPRKRLANNLSNKVLFEILRYLDIQDDVRPHQLSAKDYLKIFTQLKERK
- the traF gene encoding conjugal transfer protein TraF is translated as MRFFLVFFLFVLSSFALEFEEVGHRASTMGGVGVAMKNNPYAIFYNPALASANDNARMGYALSAAFGEKNLLDVFNFDLNNIQDVSKLNKLLDDNLLRTKAQGAWALKAPSNLIFGDLSIGFMINVYTASTFTGRLANDITAINDNIDFKIRRLDTVELPVAYSFALDTALGELSWGAALKFMSFSNVELSRKLGVTDSKSSIQKEIKSIMNGSNSVSAYNYGIDLGFAYSPAILPEFSLGLSGRNLNRPKFNFKEQGKITAFPQARLGLAYELGEGLLLGMDADLTRNIMLTPSGSPKQYSQKMGIGIDAHTPFFSARAGLASDIAQKNGLIMSFGLGFGLVDIGVSASTKKGKVDDVSYPRYFSLHLGGSYEF